A stretch of Plesiomonas shigelloides DNA encodes these proteins:
- the gyrA gene encoding DNA topoisomerase (ATP-hydrolyzing) subunit A, with translation MSDLAKEITPVNIEEELKSSYLDYAMSVIVGRALPDVRDGLKPVHRRVLYAMSVLGNDWNKPYKKSARVVGDVIGKYHPHGDSAVYDTIVRMAQPFSLRYMLVDGQGNFGSIDGDSAAAMRYTEVRMAKIAHELLADLDKETVDYVPNYDGSEQIPAVLPTKIPNLLVNGSSGIAVGMATNIPPHNLGEVIDGCLAYIENPEITIDELMTHIPGPDFPTAAIINGRRGIEDAYRTGRGKVYLRARAEVEVDEKNGRESIIVHEIPYQVNKARLIEKIAELVKDKKVEGISALRDESDKDGMRIVIEIKRDAVGEVVLNNLYSQTQLQTTFGINMVALSQGQPKLLNLKDMLEAFVLHRREVVTRRTVYELRKARDRAHILEGLAVALANIDEIIELIRRAPTPSEAKAGLVARGWDLGHVSVMLEAAGVDAARPDWLEAEFGIRENQYFLTEQQAQAILDLRLHKLTGLEHEKLLDEYKELLAQIAELLHILQSPERLMEVICEELTSIRAQFGDQRRTEITANSADINIEDLINQEDVVVTLSHEGYVKYQPLTEYEAQRRGGKGKSATKMKEEDFIERLLVANTHDTILCFSSRGRLYWLKVYQLPLASRGARGRPIVNLLPLEENERITAILPVREYANDQYIFMATANGTVKKTPLTDFSRPRSAGIIAVNLNDDDTLIGVDLTHGNDEVMLFSAEGKVVRFAEDQVRPMGRTATGVRGIKLSEQDKVVSLIVPKGEGEILTVTANGYGKRTASAEYPTKSRATQGVISIKVSERNGLVVGAVQVEENDQIMIITNAGTLVRTRVKEVSVVGRNTQGVTLIRTSEEEQVVGLQRILDADDDEESTEEGVELSEQGDEQAASESAQDEPGEE, from the coding sequence GTTTACGACACCATCGTACGTATGGCGCAGCCTTTCTCACTGCGTTATATGCTGGTCGACGGACAGGGGAACTTCGGTTCCATCGACGGCGACTCCGCCGCAGCGATGCGTTACACCGAAGTGCGCATGGCCAAGATCGCCCACGAACTGCTGGCCGATCTGGACAAAGAAACCGTTGATTATGTGCCTAACTACGACGGCAGCGAGCAGATCCCGGCAGTATTGCCGACCAAGATCCCGAACCTGCTGGTAAACGGCTCCTCCGGTATCGCCGTAGGTATGGCAACCAACATCCCACCGCACAACTTGGGCGAAGTGATCGACGGCTGTTTGGCCTACATCGAAAACCCAGAGATCACCATTGATGAGCTGATGACCCATATTCCGGGTCCGGATTTCCCGACGGCAGCAATCATCAATGGCCGTCGTGGGATTGAAGATGCTTATCGTACCGGTCGCGGTAAAGTGTACCTGCGCGCTCGCGCTGAAGTGGAAGTGGACGAGAAAAACGGCCGCGAATCCATCATCGTGCACGAGATCCCGTATCAGGTGAACAAAGCGCGCCTGATCGAAAAGATCGCCGAGCTGGTAAAAGACAAGAAAGTTGAAGGGATCAGCGCCCTGCGTGATGAGTCTGACAAAGACGGCATGCGCATTGTGATTGAGATCAAACGTGATGCGGTCGGTGAAGTGGTACTGAACAATCTGTACTCGCAAACCCAGCTGCAAACCACGTTTGGTATCAACATGGTAGCCTTGAGCCAAGGCCAACCGAAGCTGCTGAACCTCAAAGACATGCTGGAAGCGTTCGTGCTGCACCGCCGTGAAGTGGTGACACGTCGTACCGTGTATGAACTGCGTAAAGCCCGTGACCGCGCTCATATCTTGGAAGGTTTGGCCGTAGCGCTGGCGAACATCGATGAAATCATCGAGCTGATCCGCCGTGCACCGACTCCATCTGAAGCGAAAGCCGGTTTGGTTGCGCGTGGTTGGGATCTGGGCCATGTGTCCGTCATGTTGGAAGCGGCCGGTGTTGATGCTGCCCGTCCTGACTGGCTGGAGGCTGAGTTTGGTATCCGTGAAAACCAGTACTTCCTGACTGAGCAACAAGCGCAGGCTATTTTGGATTTGCGTCTGCACAAGCTGACAGGTCTGGAGCACGAGAAGCTGCTGGACGAGTACAAAGAGCTGCTGGCACAAATCGCTGAGCTGTTGCATATCCTGCAAAGCCCAGAGCGTCTGATGGAAGTGATCTGCGAAGAGCTGACCAGCATTCGCGCGCAGTTTGGCGATCAGCGCCGTACTGAAATCACTGCCAACAGTGCTGACATCAACATCGAAGACCTGATCAATCAGGAAGATGTAGTGGTCACACTGTCGCACGAAGGTTATGTGAAGTATCAGCCGCTGACTGAGTACGAAGCACAGCGCCGTGGTGGTAAAGGCAAGTCTGCGACTAAGATGAAGGAAGAAGACTTCATTGAACGTCTGCTGGTGGCTAACACCCACGACACCATTTTGTGCTTCTCGTCTCGTGGTCGCTTGTACTGGCTGAAGGTATATCAGCTGCCATTGGCCAGCCGCGGTGCTCGTGGCCGTCCGATTGTGAACTTGCTGCCGCTGGAAGAAAACGAGCGTATTACCGCGATCCTGCCGGTTCGTGAGTATGCGAATGATCAGTACATCTTCATGGCCACAGCCAACGGTACAGTGAAGAAGACGCCACTGACTGACTTTAGCCGTCCGCGTAGCGCCGGTATCATCGCTGTTAACCTGAATGATGACGACACCCTGATTGGTGTGGATCTGACTCACGGTAATGACGAAGTGATGCTGTTCTCCGCCGAAGGTAAAGTGGTGCGTTTCGCCGAAGATCAAGTGCGTCCAATGGGCCGTACCGCGACCGGTGTGCGCGGCATCAAGCTGAGCGAGCAAGACAAAGTCGTTTCTCTGATCGTGCCAAAAGGCGAGGGTGAGATCCTGACTGTCACCGCCAACGGTTACGGTAAGCGTACGGCATCTGCGGAGTACCCGACGAAGTCCCGTGCGACCCAAGGGGTTATCTCCATCAAGGTCAGCGAGCGTAACGGTCTGGTTGTGGGCGCGGTGCAGGTTGAGGAAAATGATCAGATCATGATCATCACCAATGCCGGTACGCTGGTTCGCACACGAGTGAAAGAAGTGAGCGTGGTGGGTCGTAACACCCAAGGCGTGACCTTGATTCGCACCAGCGAAGAAGAGCAAGTGGTTGGTTTGCAGCGTATCTTGGATGCCGATGATGATGAGGAAAGCACCGAAGAGGGTGTTGAACTGTCAGAACAGGGTGACGAGCAAGCTGCTAGCGAGTCTGCACAAGACGAGCCAGGCGAAGAGTAA
- the serC gene encoding 3-phosphoserine/phosphohydroxythreonine transaminase → MQQVFNFSAGPAMLPADVLQIAQKELLNWHDLGTSVMEISHRSKQFMAVAAQAEQDLRDLLAIPDNYKVLFCQGGARAQFAAVPLNLLGDKTRADYLDGGYWAHSAIKEAGKYCQPNVIDITERRDGLRAVKPMREWTLSDDAAFVHYCPNETIDGLEIHEEPDFGDKIVVADMSSTILSRPIDVSRYGVIYAGAQKNIGPSGLTLVIVRDDLLDRARDMLPSVLGYKVLADNDSMYNTPPTFAWYLSGLVFRWLKEQGGLSAMAKRNQAKAELLYGYIDQSDFYHNDVHPDNRSWMNVPFTLPSAELDKVFLEESFAAGLHALKGHRIVGGMRASIYNAMPVEGVQALVAFMDDFAKRHRG, encoded by the coding sequence ATGCAACAGGTGTTTAATTTCAGTGCCGGCCCGGCCATGCTGCCCGCCGACGTATTGCAGATTGCTCAGAAAGAGCTGCTGAATTGGCATGATCTGGGAACCTCGGTGATGGAAATCAGTCACCGCAGTAAGCAGTTTATGGCGGTTGCGGCGCAGGCGGAGCAAGATCTGCGTGATTTGTTGGCAATTCCAGATAACTACAAGGTGCTGTTCTGCCAAGGTGGCGCGCGCGCTCAGTTTGCGGCGGTGCCATTGAATCTGCTGGGGGATAAGACCCGCGCCGATTATCTGGATGGTGGTTACTGGGCGCACAGTGCCATCAAAGAAGCCGGTAAATATTGCCAACCGAATGTGATTGATATCACCGAGCGTCGTGACGGTTTACGCGCGGTGAAGCCGATGCGTGAATGGACACTGTCGGATGATGCCGCGTTTGTGCATTACTGTCCGAACGAAACCATCGATGGTCTGGAAATTCATGAAGAGCCGGATTTTGGCGACAAAATTGTGGTGGCCGACATGTCATCTACGATTTTATCACGTCCGATTGATGTGAGCCGTTACGGCGTGATTTACGCTGGCGCGCAGAAGAACATCGGGCCATCCGGTTTGACCTTGGTGATTGTGCGTGATGATTTACTGGATCGCGCGCGCGACATGCTGCCATCAGTGCTGGGCTACAAAGTGCTGGCCGATAACGATTCGATGTACAACACACCGCCAACATTCGCATGGTATCTGTCTGGTTTGGTGTTCCGCTGGCTCAAAGAGCAGGGCGGTTTGTCTGCGATGGCTAAACGCAATCAGGCCAAAGCTGAATTGCTGTACGGCTATATCGACCAGTCCGACTTTTACCACAATGACGTACACCCTGATAACCGCTCATGGATGAACGTGCCGTTCACGTTGCCATCTGCCGAGCTGGATAAAGTGTTCTTGGAAGAGTCATTTGCTGCTGGTCTGCATGCGCTGAAAGGTCACCGCATCGTTGGTGGTATGCGGGCTTCTATCTACAATGCCATGCCTGTTGAAGGTGTACAGGCATTAGTCGCCTTTATGGATGACTTTGCTAAGCGCCATCGTGGTTAA
- the hisC gene encoding histidinol-phosphate transaminase: MGCDFTALANLGIRALSPYQAGKPVEELERELGISNIVKLASNENPLGLAASVQQALTAELSGLTRYPDANGFYLKQALAERFDVDEAQLTLGNGSNDLLELIARVFVSEQDEVIYAEHAFIVYPLLVQALNAKAVVVPASEWGHDLTAMAAAITERTKLIFIANPNNPTGTFLSAEALDAFLQQVPAHVMVVLDEAYTEYVEPSLRSPSFAWVNRFPNLVVCRTFSKAYGLAGLRVGYSVSDPRVAGLMNRLRQPFNCNTLALLAAQTVLDDAEYLVAAVETNRRGMAQLTEYCQARGLAYIPSSGNFLTIDMGRPAGLVYQQLLARGVIVRPIAGYGMPDHLRVSIGLAQENQRFMDALDEVLFR, encoded by the coding sequence ATGGGATGTGATTTTACCGCACTGGCAAATCTTGGGATTCGCGCATTGTCGCCGTATCAGGCGGGCAAGCCGGTGGAAGAGCTGGAGCGGGAGCTTGGGATCAGTAACATCGTGAAGCTGGCCTCGAATGAAAACCCGCTCGGGTTAGCCGCCAGCGTGCAGCAGGCATTAACCGCCGAATTGTCCGGACTGACCCGTTATCCCGATGCTAACGGTTTTTATCTCAAGCAAGCACTGGCTGAGCGTTTTGACGTGGATGAAGCGCAGCTGACACTGGGTAATGGCTCCAATGATTTGCTGGAGTTGATTGCGCGTGTGTTTGTCAGTGAGCAAGACGAAGTCATTTATGCCGAGCATGCCTTTATCGTTTATCCTCTCCTGGTGCAGGCACTGAATGCCAAAGCCGTGGTGGTTCCAGCCTCCGAGTGGGGACACGATTTAACCGCGATGGCCGCGGCGATCACTGAGCGTACTAAGCTTATTTTTATTGCCAACCCCAATAATCCAACCGGTACGTTTTTAAGCGCTGAAGCGTTAGATGCCTTCTTACAGCAAGTGCCAGCGCATGTCATGGTGGTGCTGGATGAAGCCTATACCGAGTATGTTGAGCCGAGCCTGCGCTCGCCCTCATTTGCGTGGGTGAACCGTTTCCCGAATCTGGTCGTTTGCCGCACCTTCTCTAAAGCGTATGGTTTGGCTGGGTTGCGCGTTGGGTACTCGGTATCCGATCCGCGGGTGGCTGGTTTAATGAATCGCCTGCGTCAGCCGTTTAACTGCAATACCTTAGCCTTGTTGGCGGCACAAACGGTATTGGATGATGCCGAGTATCTGGTTGCTGCCGTTGAGACTAATCGCCGAGGTATGGCGCAGCTAACGGAGTACTGTCAGGCGCGAGGCTTGGCGTACATTCCGTCTTCCGGTAACTTCCTCACCATTGATATGGGGCGTCCGGCTGGGCTGGTATACCAGCAATTGCTAGCACGCGGCGTGATTGTCCGTCCAATTGCTGGTTACGGTATGCCTGATCACCTGCGGGTCAGCATCGGTCTGGCGCAGGAAAACCAGCGTTTTATGGATGCCTTAGACGAAGTCTTATTTCGCTAA
- the hdeA gene encoding acid-activated periplasmic chaperone HdeA, with the protein MKRTVLFTLLALTLSAGASASDTLSDAASSAAGTVENAANSVADAAKSMKAKLSPSMPAKPIAEWTCAEFLAVDESFRPSAVYFAEGFNQKDKPEGAMIDIAGVEKAIPFLIEDCSKNPQEKLLKQAEKTRAAHAAAGH; encoded by the coding sequence ATGAAACGTACTGTGTTATTCACCCTGCTGGCTCTGACTCTTTCCGCCGGTGCATCTGCGTCTGATACCTTGTCTGATGCGGCCAGCAGCGCCGCCGGCACGGTGGAAAATGCGGCCAACTCTGTGGCTGATGCAGCCAAATCCATGAAAGCGAAACTGTCGCCATCAATGCCTGCTAAACCTATCGCCGAATGGACCTGCGCAGAATTTTTAGCTGTCGATGAATCGTTCCGTCCGAGCGCGGTGTATTTTGCCGAAGGCTTTAATCAAAAAGATAAGCCAGAAGGAGCGATGATTGATATCGCTGGGGTAGAAAAAGCCATTCCCTTCCTGATTGAAGATTGCAGCAAAAATCCGCAAGAAAAATTGCTGAAACAAGCCGAGAAAACCCGCGCCGCGCACGCTGCCGCTGGCCATTAA
- the gndA gene encoding NADP-dependent phosphogluconate dehydrogenase: MNQQQVGVIGMAVMGSNLARNLASRGFSVAVFNRSYQKTQEVVTSHPEAGLVPYASLADFVAALERPRKIILMVKAGEATDDTIAGLLPLLTAGDILIDGGNTYFKDTERRAAELAEHGINFIGTGISGGEEGALRGPSIMPSGDKEAYQHVAPILGKIAAQYEDEPCVTYIGTGGSGHYVKMVHNGIEYGDMQLIAEAYALLKYGVGLNNEQMADIFTEWNKGELNSYLIEITADILRKKDSLTGEYLIDVILDAAGNKGTGKWTSQSALDLGTPLSLITESVFARYISALKEERVKASRILTGPVAPQLSGKTDDLIEQIRQGLYLSKIISYAQGFAQLDAASREYGWDLQLGEIAKIFRAGCIIRAQFLQKISEAYEGNLKPENLLLAPYFQQAAERYQASLRNITAQAILHGVPVPTFSAAIAYYDSYRSAVLPANLIQAQRDYFGAHTYKRLDREGIYHTSDWNVADAE, translated from the coding sequence ATGAATCAACAACAAGTAGGCGTGATCGGCATGGCCGTCATGGGCAGTAATCTGGCACGTAATCTGGCCAGCCGCGGCTTTTCCGTCGCCGTGTTCAATCGCTCTTATCAGAAAACCCAAGAAGTCGTCACCTCACATCCGGAAGCGGGGCTGGTGCCTTATGCTTCACTGGCCGACTTTGTCGCGGCGCTAGAGCGCCCACGCAAAATCATTTTGATGGTAAAAGCAGGCGAAGCGACCGATGACACCATCGCCGGTTTGCTGCCTTTACTGACCGCTGGCGATATCCTGATTGACGGCGGTAATACCTATTTTAAAGATACCGAACGCCGTGCGGCGGAGCTCGCTGAGCACGGGATCAATTTCATTGGTACCGGCATTTCCGGCGGTGAAGAAGGCGCGCTGCGCGGCCCATCTATCATGCCAAGTGGCGATAAAGAGGCCTACCAGCACGTTGCGCCAATCTTAGGCAAAATTGCCGCCCAATATGAAGACGAGCCATGCGTGACATACATCGGCACCGGTGGCTCAGGGCACTATGTGAAGATGGTGCATAATGGCATCGAATACGGCGACATGCAGCTGATCGCCGAAGCTTACGCGCTGCTCAAATACGGCGTGGGGCTTAATAATGAGCAGATGGCCGATATTTTCACTGAGTGGAATAAGGGTGAGCTTAACAGCTATCTGATTGAGATCACGGCGGATATTCTACGCAAGAAAGACAGCCTGACCGGCGAGTATCTGATTGATGTCATTTTGGATGCGGCAGGCAACAAAGGCACCGGTAAGTGGACCAGCCAAAGTGCGCTGGATTTAGGTACGCCGCTGAGCCTGATCACCGAATCGGTTTTTGCCCGTTATATTTCTGCGCTGAAAGAAGAGCGCGTGAAAGCCAGCCGCATTCTGACCGGTCCTGTCGCGCCACAGTTAAGCGGGAAAACTGACGATCTGATTGAGCAAATCCGTCAAGGTTTGTATCTGAGTAAGATCATCTCCTACGCACAAGGCTTTGCGCAGTTGGATGCTGCTTCCCGTGAATATGGCTGGGATCTGCAACTGGGTGAGATCGCCAAAATCTTCCGCGCGGGCTGTATTATCCGCGCACAGTTCCTACAAAAAATCAGCGAAGCCTATGAGGGCAACCTGAAGCCGGAAAACCTGCTGTTAGCGCCATACTTCCAGCAAGCAGCTGAACGCTATCAAGCGTCATTGCGCAATATCACTGCGCAGGCGATTTTGCACGGCGTACCGGTTCCCACTTTCTCGGCGGCGATTGCGTACTATGATAGCTACCGCAGCGCGGTGTTACCGGCCAACCTGATTCAGGCCCAGCGTGATTACTTTGGCGCGCACACTTATAAGCGTTTAGATCGTGAAGGGATTTACCACACTTCCGATTGGAACGTGGCCGACGCAGAGTAA